One genomic segment of Hypomesus transpacificus isolate Combined female chromosome 5, fHypTra1, whole genome shotgun sequence includes these proteins:
- the il13ra2 gene encoding interleukin-13 receptor subunit alpha-2 isoform X4 has protein sequence MLLSRKTLLGHEVVFMLILHWSGFIQMNGLTVAPPEEVEIHDQGRLGQLLITWSPPASLLNRTDCTLRYQLEYLNSYNGRWTAIRTVRRSYRAQFDLEKAVKVRLYTLLKGASTNYSEIQSNFTDLTVQPSNTGVIGSRVQGFSCVFHQQEYLECTWLNGPDVLAKAQYNLYFWHSDMEHSEECPSYIVQNRARTGCNLSHDLLEEFTDFNICVNSSSPGVVVRPAFFSLQVQNQVKPAAVEVIDLWADPDGKVKLYWDPPHGRVPEGCLEWEVEISEEIKDRPLLLRTSVTRDTTFTHLSNGDTERECFRVRSRVHQFCADRGFWSDWSLRSCDRDL, from the exons ATGTTGCTGAGCAGAAAAACCTTACTGGGCCATGAAGTTGTATTTATGCTAATTCTACACTGGAGTGGGTTTATCCAGATGAATGGATTGACAG TTGCTCCGCCGGAGGAAGTTGAGATACATGACCAGGGACGTCTGGGACAACTCCTGATAACCTGGAGCCCCCCAGCCAGCCTGCTCAACAGGACCGACTGCACCCTGCGCTACCAGCTGGAGTATCTCAACTCATACAATGGCAGGTGGACG GCAATCAGAACAGTGAGGAGGAGCTACAGAGCTCAGTTTGACCTTGAGAAAGCAGTAAAGGTCAGACTGTACACACTGTTGAAAGGAGCCTCCACTAACTACTCAGAGATCCAGAGCAATTTTACAGATCTGACCGTGCAGCCCTCCAACACAG GTGTCATTGGCTCCAGGGTCCAGGGATTTTCCTGTGTGTTCCATCAGCAGGAATACTTGGAGTGTACCTGGCTCAATGGCCCTGACGTCCTGGCCAAGGCCCAGTACAACCTGTACTTCTG GCATAGTGACATGGAACATTCTGAGGAGTGCCCAAGCTACATTGTTCAAAACAGGGCTAGGACAGGCTGCAATTTATCACATGATCTTCTTGAAGAGTTCACTGATTTCAACATCTGTGTGAACAGCTCCTCTCCAGGCGTGGTTGTGAGGCCTGCCTTCTTCTCCCTGCAAGTTCAGAATCAGG TGAAGCCTGCAGCTGTGGAGGTGATTGAtctctgggcagatccagaCGGGAAAGTTAAGCTGTACTGGGATCCACCCCATGGGAGAGTCCCTGAAGGCTGCTTGGAGTGGGAGGTGGAGATCAGTGAGGAAATTAAAGACAGACCATTATTGCTG AGAACGAGTGTAACCAGAGACACAACCTTCACACATCTCTCCAATGGGGACACTGAGAGGGAGTGCTTCCGGGTCAGGTCAAGGGTGCACCAGTTTTGTGCTGACAGAGGATTCTGGAGTGACTGGAGTCTACGGTCCTGTGATCGAG ACCTCTGA
- the il13ra2 gene encoding interleukin-13 receptor subunit alpha-2 isoform X1, with protein sequence MLLSRKTLLGHEVVFMLILHWSGFIQMNGLTVAPPEEVEIHDQGRLGQLLITWSPPASLLNRTDCTLRYQLEYLNSYNGRWTAIRTVRRSYRAQFDLEKAVKVRLYTLLKGASTNYSEIQSNFTDLTVQPSNTGVIGSRVQGFSCVFHQQEYLECTWLNGPDVLAKAQYNLYFWHSDMEHSEECPSYIVQNRARTGCNLSHDLLEEFTDFNICVNSSSPGVVVRPAFFSLQVQNQVKPAAVEVIDLWADPDGKVKLYWDPPHGRVPEGCLEWEVEISEEIKDRPLLLRTSVTRDTTFTHLSNGDTERECFRVRSRVHQFCADRGFWSDWSLRSCDRDIQVVPEQDLDVGVVGAVVGITVLILSLCLVAGWTVCTSQKKKAKLFLSSA encoded by the exons ATGTTGCTGAGCAGAAAAACCTTACTGGGCCATGAAGTTGTATTTATGCTAATTCTACACTGGAGTGGGTTTATCCAGATGAATGGATTGACAG TTGCTCCGCCGGAGGAAGTTGAGATACATGACCAGGGACGTCTGGGACAACTCCTGATAACCTGGAGCCCCCCAGCCAGCCTGCTCAACAGGACCGACTGCACCCTGCGCTACCAGCTGGAGTATCTCAACTCATACAATGGCAGGTGGACG GCAATCAGAACAGTGAGGAGGAGCTACAGAGCTCAGTTTGACCTTGAGAAAGCAGTAAAGGTCAGACTGTACACACTGTTGAAAGGAGCCTCCACTAACTACTCAGAGATCCAGAGCAATTTTACAGATCTGACCGTGCAGCCCTCCAACACAG GTGTCATTGGCTCCAGGGTCCAGGGATTTTCCTGTGTGTTCCATCAGCAGGAATACTTGGAGTGTACCTGGCTCAATGGCCCTGACGTCCTGGCCAAGGCCCAGTACAACCTGTACTTCTG GCATAGTGACATGGAACATTCTGAGGAGTGCCCAAGCTACATTGTTCAAAACAGGGCTAGGACAGGCTGCAATTTATCACATGATCTTCTTGAAGAGTTCACTGATTTCAACATCTGTGTGAACAGCTCCTCTCCAGGCGTGGTTGTGAGGCCTGCCTTCTTCTCCCTGCAAGTTCAGAATCAGG TGAAGCCTGCAGCTGTGGAGGTGATTGAtctctgggcagatccagaCGGGAAAGTTAAGCTGTACTGGGATCCACCCCATGGGAGAGTCCCTGAAGGCTGCTTGGAGTGGGAGGTGGAGATCAGTGAGGAAATTAAAGACAGACCATTATTGCTG AGAACGAGTGTAACCAGAGACACAACCTTCACACATCTCTCCAATGGGGACACTGAGAGGGAGTGCTTCCGGGTCAGGTCAAGGGTGCACCAGTTTTGTGCTGACAGAGGATTCTGGAGTGACTGGAGTCTACGGTCCTGTGATCGAG ATATACAGGTTGTTCCAGAGCAAGACCTGGATGTGGGGGTGGTTGGTGCCGTGGTTGGCATCACAGTGTTAATCCTGTCACTGTGTTTGGTGGCAGGGTGGACAGT GTGTACGTCCCAAAAGAAGAAGGCCAAACTCTTCCTGTCTTCTGCATAG
- the il13ra2 gene encoding interleukin-13 receptor subunit alpha-2 isoform X2, with amino-acid sequence MLLSRKTLLGHEVVFMLILHWSGFIQMNGLTVAPPEEVEIHDQGRLGQLLITWSPPASLLNRTDCTLRYQLEYLNSYNGRWTAIRTVRRSYRAQFDLEKAVKVRLYTLLKGASTNYSEIQSNFTDLTVQPSNTGVIGSRVQGFSCVFHQQEYLECTWLNGPDVLAKAQYNLYFCSSPGVVVRPAFFSLQVQNQVKPAAVEVIDLWADPDGKVKLYWDPPHGRVPEGCLEWEVEISEEIKDRPLLLRTSVTRDTTFTHLSNGDTERECFRVRSRVHQFCADRGFWSDWSLRSCDRDIQVVPEQDLDVGVVGAVVGITVLILSLCLVAGWTVCTSQKKKAKLFLSSA; translated from the exons ATGTTGCTGAGCAGAAAAACCTTACTGGGCCATGAAGTTGTATTTATGCTAATTCTACACTGGAGTGGGTTTATCCAGATGAATGGATTGACAG TTGCTCCGCCGGAGGAAGTTGAGATACATGACCAGGGACGTCTGGGACAACTCCTGATAACCTGGAGCCCCCCAGCCAGCCTGCTCAACAGGACCGACTGCACCCTGCGCTACCAGCTGGAGTATCTCAACTCATACAATGGCAGGTGGACG GCAATCAGAACAGTGAGGAGGAGCTACAGAGCTCAGTTTGACCTTGAGAAAGCAGTAAAGGTCAGACTGTACACACTGTTGAAAGGAGCCTCCACTAACTACTCAGAGATCCAGAGCAATTTTACAGATCTGACCGTGCAGCCCTCCAACACAG GTGTCATTGGCTCCAGGGTCCAGGGATTTTCCTGTGTGTTCCATCAGCAGGAATACTTGGAGTGTACCTGGCTCAATGGCCCTGACGTCCTGGCCAAGGCCCAGTACAACCTGTACTTCTG CTCCTCTCCAGGCGTGGTTGTGAGGCCTGCCTTCTTCTCCCTGCAAGTTCAGAATCAGG TGAAGCCTGCAGCTGTGGAGGTGATTGAtctctgggcagatccagaCGGGAAAGTTAAGCTGTACTGGGATCCACCCCATGGGAGAGTCCCTGAAGGCTGCTTGGAGTGGGAGGTGGAGATCAGTGAGGAAATTAAAGACAGACCATTATTGCTG AGAACGAGTGTAACCAGAGACACAACCTTCACACATCTCTCCAATGGGGACACTGAGAGGGAGTGCTTCCGGGTCAGGTCAAGGGTGCACCAGTTTTGTGCTGACAGAGGATTCTGGAGTGACTGGAGTCTACGGTCCTGTGATCGAG ATATACAGGTTGTTCCAGAGCAAGACCTGGATGTGGGGGTGGTTGGTGCCGTGGTTGGCATCACAGTGTTAATCCTGTCACTGTGTTTGGTGGCAGGGTGGACAGT GTGTACGTCCCAAAAGAAGAAGGCCAAACTCTTCCTGTCTTCTGCATAG
- the il13ra2 gene encoding interleukin-13 receptor subunit alpha-2 isoform X3, with the protein MLLSRKTLLGHEVVFMLILHWSGFIQMNGLTVAPPEEVEIHDQGRLGQLLITWSPPASLLNRTDCTLRYQLEYLNSYNGRWTAIRTVRRSYRAQFDLEKAVKVRLYTLLKGASTNYSEIQSNFTDLTVQPSNTGVIGSRVQGFSCVFHQQEYLECTWLNGPDVLAKAQYNLYFWHSDMEHSEECPSYIVQNRARTGCNLSHDLLEEFTDFNICVNSSSPGVVVRPAFFSLQVQNQVKPAAVEVIDLWADPDGKVKLYWDPPHGRVPEGCLEWEVEISEEIKDRPLLLRTSVTRDTTFTHLSNGDTERECFRVRSRVHQFCADRGFWSDWSLRSCDRGQISTSTL; encoded by the exons ATGTTGCTGAGCAGAAAAACCTTACTGGGCCATGAAGTTGTATTTATGCTAATTCTACACTGGAGTGGGTTTATCCAGATGAATGGATTGACAG TTGCTCCGCCGGAGGAAGTTGAGATACATGACCAGGGACGTCTGGGACAACTCCTGATAACCTGGAGCCCCCCAGCCAGCCTGCTCAACAGGACCGACTGCACCCTGCGCTACCAGCTGGAGTATCTCAACTCATACAATGGCAGGTGGACG GCAATCAGAACAGTGAGGAGGAGCTACAGAGCTCAGTTTGACCTTGAGAAAGCAGTAAAGGTCAGACTGTACACACTGTTGAAAGGAGCCTCCACTAACTACTCAGAGATCCAGAGCAATTTTACAGATCTGACCGTGCAGCCCTCCAACACAG GTGTCATTGGCTCCAGGGTCCAGGGATTTTCCTGTGTGTTCCATCAGCAGGAATACTTGGAGTGTACCTGGCTCAATGGCCCTGACGTCCTGGCCAAGGCCCAGTACAACCTGTACTTCTG GCATAGTGACATGGAACATTCTGAGGAGTGCCCAAGCTACATTGTTCAAAACAGGGCTAGGACAGGCTGCAATTTATCACATGATCTTCTTGAAGAGTTCACTGATTTCAACATCTGTGTGAACAGCTCCTCTCCAGGCGTGGTTGTGAGGCCTGCCTTCTTCTCCCTGCAAGTTCAGAATCAGG TGAAGCCTGCAGCTGTGGAGGTGATTGAtctctgggcagatccagaCGGGAAAGTTAAGCTGTACTGGGATCCACCCCATGGGAGAGTCCCTGAAGGCTGCTTGGAGTGGGAGGTGGAGATCAGTGAGGAAATTAAAGACAGACCATTATTGCTG AGAACGAGTGTAACCAGAGACACAACCTTCACACATCTCTCCAATGGGGACACTGAGAGGGAGTGCTTCCGGGTCAGGTCAAGGGTGCACCAGTTTTGTGCTGACAGAGGATTCTGGAGTGACTGGAGTCTACGGTCCTGTGATCGAG GCCAGATCTCTACGTCCACCCTCTGA